One genomic segment of Chryseobacterium phocaeense includes these proteins:
- a CDS encoding ADP-ribosylglycohydrolase family protein, whose translation MENMVKAGIFGVCIGDALGVPVEFRSREQLKRSPVTKMRGLGTHHQPAGTWSDDGSLTLCLTDSLCNGYDLENIALKFLQWYNAEIWTPHGRVFDIGIATRQAIYKISKGYTPQVCGGTSEFDNGNGSLMRILPLLFYIKDFEITKRFDIVKDVSSVTHGHIRSVIACFIYLELLREIIKGKDKFEAYGEMKLSVKHFLDHNPVCSQNEMDKFTRILNNKLNEFPEEKIYSSGYVLHSLEASLWCFLNSESYSEAVLKAVNLGEDTDTTGAITGGIAGIYYGFENIPEEWINELVRKDDIGVLCEKLQKKLMK comes from the coding sequence ATGGAAAATATGGTAAAAGCTGGGATTTTTGGAGTATGCATCGGCGATGCACTGGGTGTGCCGGTGGAATTTAGAAGCAGAGAACAGCTTAAGCGGTCGCCGGTAACAAAAATGCGAGGATTGGGAACCCATCACCAGCCAGCAGGTACGTGGAGTGATGATGGTTCTTTAACACTGTGCCTTACAGACAGCCTTTGCAATGGATATGATCTGGAAAATATAGCGTTGAAATTTCTTCAATGGTATAATGCGGAAATATGGACACCGCATGGAAGAGTTTTCGACATAGGTATTGCTACCAGGCAGGCAATTTATAAAATCAGTAAAGGTTATACTCCTCAAGTTTGTGGTGGAACTAGTGAATTTGACAATGGAAACGGGTCATTAATGAGAATATTGCCTCTTTTATTTTATATTAAAGATTTTGAAATTACAAAGCGGTTTGATATTGTAAAAGATGTGTCGTCAGTTACTCATGGCCACATTCGTTCAGTTATAGCCTGTTTTATTTATTTGGAATTGCTGAGGGAAATTATAAAAGGTAAGGATAAATTTGAAGCTTATGGCGAGATGAAACTTTCTGTAAAACATTTTTTAGATCATAATCCGGTTTGCTCCCAAAATGAAATGGATAAATTTACTCGAATCCTAAACAATAAATTGAATGAATTTCCGGAAGAAAAGATTTACAGCAGCGGTTACGTTCTCCACAGTCTGGAAGCGTCCCTATGGTGCTTTTTAAACTCAGAAAGTTATTCAGAAGCGGTTTTAAAAGCGGTAAATTTAGGAGAAGATACCGATACCACAGGAGCCATTACCGGAGGAATTGCCGGAATCTACTATGGTTTTGAAAATATTCCGGAAGAATGGATTAATGAACTTGTCAGGAAAGATGACATCGGGGTTTTATGTGAAAAGCTCCAAAAAAAATTAATGAAATAA
- a CDS encoding metallophosphoesterase family protein: MGRTLVIGDIHGGFKALKQVLERAEVTGDDQLIFLGDYVDGWSESSQIIRFLMELSEKQACIFIKGNHDAWCEDWLSFGGSPDVWLFNGGKSTVESYNGYSPEDLDLHLEFFQRMKNYYVDENNRLFIHAGYSSMHGPEKEVYSSNYRWDRTLWETAVAMDKKLQKSSELYPKRLLLYNEIFIGHTPTLDIGISHPVNKANVWNMDTGAAFTGALSLMDINTKEFWQSEPLPALYPKERGRNNDI, encoded by the coding sequence ATGGGCAGAACATTAGTTATTGGTGATATTCACGGTGGTTTTAAAGCCTTAAAACAGGTTCTTGAAAGAGCAGAAGTTACAGGGGACGATCAGCTTATTTTTCTCGGTGATTATGTAGACGGCTGGAGCGAATCTTCTCAGATCATCCGGTTCCTGATGGAACTTTCAGAAAAACAGGCCTGCATCTTTATCAAAGGAAACCATGATGCCTGGTGCGAAGATTGGCTATCGTTTGGAGGAAGTCCCGATGTCTGGCTTTTCAATGGAGGAAAAAGCACCGTTGAAAGTTATAACGGCTATTCACCAGAAGATCTGGATCTCCATCTTGAATTTTTTCAGAGGATGAAAAATTATTATGTTGATGAAAACAACCGCCTGTTTATCCATGCAGGCTATTCCTCTATGCACGGCCCTGAAAAGGAAGTCTATTCCAGCAACTACCGCTGGGACAGAACCCTCTGGGAAACCGCGGTAGCCATGGATAAAAAACTGCAGAAAAGTTCAGAGCTCTACCCGAAAAGACTGCTGCTGTATAATGAAATATTTATTGGACATACCCCGACTTTGGATATAGGAATCAGCCATCCTGTAAATAAAGCCAACGTTTGGAATATGGATACCGGAGCCGCTTTTACAGGTGCTTTGTCACTAATGGATATCAACACTAAAGAATTCTGGCAGAGTGAGCCGCTTCCAGCCCTTTATCCTAAGGAAAGAGGAAGAAACAATGATATTTAA
- a CDS encoding SIR2 family NAD-dependent protein deacylase, with protein sequence MKKLTILSGAGISAESGIKTFRDGDGLWENHSITEVASPEGWRKDRGLVLEFYNQRRRQLHEVQPNEAHRLLAELEKHFEVQIITQNIDDLHERAGSTNILHIHGELFKSCSCNNKNLIYEQKGDIQIGDKAEDGAQLRPFIVWFGEDVPLYKTAQEKVKEADILVVIGTSLQVYPAAGLIHEIKDDCLLVVINPNETGFGYGKRAVVMKESATRGMKLLYDKLIELA encoded by the coding sequence ATGAAAAAACTAACCATATTAAGTGGCGCCGGAATCAGTGCCGAAAGCGGAATAAAAACATTCAGGGACGGAGACGGTCTCTGGGAAAATCATAGCATCACAGAGGTGGCCAGCCCGGAAGGGTGGAGAAAAGACAGAGGATTGGTTCTGGAATTTTATAATCAGCGAAGGAGACAGCTTCATGAAGTACAGCCCAATGAAGCCCACAGACTGTTGGCAGAATTAGAAAAACATTTCGAAGTTCAGATCATTACCCAAAATATAGATGACCTGCATGAAAGAGCCGGATCTACGAATATCCTGCATATTCACGGGGAATTGTTCAAATCATGTTCATGCAATAATAAAAACCTGATCTACGAACAAAAAGGTGATATCCAAATTGGAGATAAGGCGGAAGATGGGGCTCAGCTCAGACCTTTTATCGTCTGGTTTGGCGAAGATGTTCCATTGTATAAAACGGCACAGGAAAAAGTAAAAGAAGCGGATATTCTGGTGGTAATCGGGACTTCATTGCAGGTATATCCGGCGGCTGGATTGATCCATGAGATCAAAGACGATTGTCTGCTGGTCGTGATCAATCCCAATGAAACGGGCTTCGGTTATGGAAAAAGAGCAGTGGTCATGAAAGAATCGGCAACAAGAGGCATGAAACTCCTGTATGATAAACTGATAGAACTTGCCTGA
- a CDS encoding RNA 2'-phosphotransferase: MTEIENKRISKFLSLILRHQPENIQLKLDENGWADVSELITKSAKGRMHFSFEDLEEVVETNNKKRFAFNEDKTRIRASQGHSIAIDLDLKAAQPPDFLYHGTAEANISSILENGIEKRTRQHVHLSADKETATKVGMRHGKPVILTIRTKAMHEAGIIFFLSANGVWLTDFVEPQYISK, translated from the coding sequence ATGACCGAAATAGAAAACAAAAGAATAAGCAAATTTCTAAGCCTTATTCTCAGGCATCAGCCCGAAAACATTCAGCTGAAACTGGATGAAAACGGATGGGCGGACGTCAGTGAACTTATTACAAAATCTGCAAAAGGAAGAATGCATTTTAGTTTTGAAGACCTTGAAGAAGTGGTGGAAACCAATAATAAAAAACGGTTCGCTTTTAATGAGGATAAAACGAGGATCAGAGCCAGTCAGGGACATTCCATAGCTATAGATCTGGACCTGAAAGCTGCTCAGCCTCCTGATTTCCTCTATCATGGAACAGCAGAAGCCAATATTTCTTCCATCCTCGAAAATGGAATTGAAAAAAGGACCCGCCAGCATGTTCACCTCAGTGCAGACAAAGAAACTGCGACAAAGGTGGGAATGCGCCATGGAAAGCCTGTGATTCTGACCATCAGAACAAAAGCAATGCATGAGGCCGGAATTATATTTTTCCTCTCAGCCAATGGAGTCTGGCTGACAGATTTTGTTGAACCCCAATATATTAGTAAGTAA